CTtcatcgcttcccttacggcgtggttcgggtgtccactgagacagttactgcgtgatttcctttaCTCAATAACCAACAACGCCACACTTGTCAGTCCGCCTGTTGTTGCAAGGAAGAAGGGAAAGGAAACTGCACCGgtctgctcactggctcaagccgagacacaatcgctaccacgtgctgatagtcagagagttgaaagatgggatagaaagacaggatagtaaagacgcgctaaagacaaggccgattccggaggtagtgcaataccgggccaaccggtggcgggagtgaagtccaattggacccgaaacagatactctacggggccCGGACATTCACTACGCCACACTTGGGCGCAGAAGTGGTGAGCGCACAACTGGTGACGTCTATGTTGCGGTTGCTTTGCCTATTTTCGTATCAAAACTATGACGCAACCATTCGTCGTACACCGTTGCGGTTGGCGTCATATGATTTCTTCTTGCATGCAGCATATGTCTCTTAGTCAGATTGGAAGATAGTTCGTGACAGGGATGCGAACCGCCGATATGTGTACCTCCAGATTTATGCCCTTCTCATACATTCATTTCAAATTTGTGTTGCAACCACTCATTGTGCAGCGTTCTGAGTGGTGTCATACGGGTTCTCCTTGCACATAGCATGCATCTGCTAGTCAAGTTTGAGGCTAGTTCGCACTAGGTATTCGAATCGCGTGCACTCGGTACTGTGTGGATTCAGCGTTTGCGGAATAAGCGTTCGAACGCGCGTGTTTGATTtatcagtggtggtggtggaaaacatttaagGGCCGATGCACTTACAGCAGGTTATGCATGAGCTGATCAAGAGGGGGCGAGCCACTACAAGTACTAGGTGGAGGACCCTAGTTCGGGACCCTAGTGTAGTCGGCCGTCGCCCGGACACGCCCGACCAAGGCCCGTTGGGCCTTGAAGTCagggcagccgagcagggtcgcctcctaCTCCTCTCGAAATGGGTTAAGGTGAAGGGGGATAGCAAGGTGCACACTATGCGGTAGATATCCGAAGATTTctccgcacagtgcggacagctgcccGAGATAGAAGAGTCGAAGTGTTTGAGAGCTGCCAGCAAAGTGTTAGTATACAGGCGCGGCAGCAGCCGCTCCTCCGCCTTTGAGAGACCTTTAAACGGGCAGGTATTAAGGCCGTGGCCCCATTGATAAGGTAAAGCAATGCCTTTGAAGGAGTAAGCTGGAGTGGATTCGAGTTCCCGATCGTCAGGTTTGAAGAGgaatgcccggagagagagcgcgcgggcggcggcgtcagctGCCTCATTTCCCTCAAGGCCCGTTTGAGTACCCACCGGAGtatcctggttcgaacccggccgcggcggcagcgtttcaacggaggcgaaacgcaaaggcgcccgtgtgctgtgcgaagtcagtgcacgttagagatccccaggtggtcgaaattattccggagccctgcaatacggtacctttttcttcctttcttctttcacttccacctttattccttctcttgcggcgcggttcaggtgtccgccgagatgtgagacagatagtgaaCTATTTCCTTTcgctcaaaatcaattttcacttCCATTTTGCTATGTGAGCAGAAGCCCAAGCGACATTGCGGTGAGAGGGGTCCCCGTTGTAGACGGTGTTTTAGAGAAGACGGTAGGCTAGGTACGGTACCCAGCCCTGCTAGGCGTTCCgtcaggcccctcgcgagtcagaAACAATTGTTTTTGCAAGGGGGATGACATGCAGCCAACGCAATGGCGAGTTAGAATCCAGAATAACGAACATGATTCTTTTGATTTCTCAGTACGCAACCTGCGTCGAGGACAATGCTCACGGTGAGACACCAATACTGTCACCTTCACAGTATGTAAGCAGTCTGAAGTGCCCCCTGAACTATTCGGAGCGATGGCTCCACTTTTCGTGTACAAACCTTGAAGGTCATGTTACGACGCAGATGTGACCTTTAAGCGGCCTCAAATAATAAAACAGCATAAGAAAATTTTGGCCAAGACTATTCGGTTCTTCGAAAAAAATGAAGGCGTGTCTAGTGAATGCATCTGCTAGAGCTGTGTAACAAACGCATCTTCGGTATATGTACTGAGACGTGCATGAATAATTTAATAATGAGCATGTCAATTACAGATATCCCAACTAAGCGAGTAGCAGATAAGTTTCGAGTTAATTTGTTTCGtgcatggcgtgcagtcgtagcgccattaTGCGGCACTCACTGAAACCCCAGCACGCAATGTACCGCGAAGGTGCAACAGATGGCGTGCGTCTAGTGAATGGACTAAAGCCCCTCAATAGACTAAAAGTAGCGCCATCTCCTCTCTCCTTCTCGTGCGCCGCCGCTCCTTCTCTCTCGTTTCGACTGTGGCTCCCCCTACGCGGTGCGGAAGTAGCAGACGGTATCTGGAGAAAGCACTGGCGCTAAAGCTGGCGCAAGGTATCGCGGGGCCTTTTGAGCTCGTATTTTTGTCGCAATTTCTTCATGTTATATTATGACTGGCTGCTGAAACACCAAGTTAGAATGTCTAAATGTCGTTGCGCTTCGGTATTCCCGCTGTTAGCTGTCCGACGCTGTGCCATGCCGCGCGCGACTTCGGCGCTGGTTCAGCTACTGCCTTCACCTCCATGCTTCTGTCACTCGTCGGTTACCGGCCAAAGTGCGCAGCGCGGCTTAAACGTTACATTTGGCGTGCGAAAGCGATTGATCCGACAAGTTATCGTGCTGGTGTCACTGCCTGGCGAGCTACCGATAAAGCTGCGGAAGCTCGTCGCTGATGCCAAAGCGACGTGCTCCGCTAGCTAGGCGTCGCTCTTGCGTGTGCCACAGGTCAGAGCACGTTACATAATGCCATGCGTGcctttcgttttttctttttagagGCAGGGAGGGGTATATAAAAGCAAGGCGGCAGTCGTTTTACAGGTGTGTGCAAGCAGCTACTGCGGATCATATCGGCGCTTGCGTGTGTTGCGCGTGGCAGCAAGATGTAGCGTGCTTGGCATTTTATACAGTATCTTAACAAAATGAGCGAATACAAAGTATGATCTAACATGCGGCTTTGCCCCCTCCCACCCACCTTTGGAATCCGCGGTATCGCCGCACGAAGGCACCCATGGACCTTCAGAGGTGCTCCTAACATGCCCCTTCAGAGGTACAGAGCTAACATAGGACTGTCCCAGCCGCGCAGGAATTCGTTAAGTGTTAAATCGAGGgcctgtcacggatctctccggagaacactcggaccgaaagaatggactaggcgacgggtgtacccatacaaacgcacatttaatacaccctacgtggcacacacactagaacacaaaactaacaaaactaacacaaagcacaaagactgtaaatacacacgacccgggcacactgctactagcgtctactactagtgttctactattagcggtcggcgttcgtgctcacggttggttcggtgtggctacggcattgtatggatccagtaggcggcgtcgaggcggcgttcgaggtgctcgggctggcgtcgctggctgcgtcgtacaagctccaggtccaagcgcccgtggagatgatgccggtgttgttggcgttgggagcaccacccggatgggtggcaacagcgctggagacacccctggccgtagcaggtggtagcgtcctctgttgactccccggaacgggctcaggcacggcaggaaatccacgatgcgatgtcgtagaacgcgagctcaccagagcagtagccggcatcgctctcttccagccgatgtgtccctgacctgccggagcctccgcttctctgctgttcccccagtgcctcgctctcactcgccattttatagcctcggtgttagcccacgtaagccttgtcgtcgtcttgttctcttctccaccaatcatctttctccacctcgccgaacgcttctccaccaatcatctctctccacctcaccgaatgcttcttcttcctcttctttattcttcggttaattcacgtcgtcttcttcacaccattttcctttaaaatttaatttaggcacCTCAGCGAAGCCATCCaatccgctgatctttgcgatgcagacgatcAACCAGCTGTTCGTCAGCCTACTGTTGCCGACCTTGGCAAGCCTTCTTTCGGGTGCGTCGTTTGACTGCGCACCACCATGCTCCAGTGACGAGCCGGGACGCTACCGCTTGCCGCTCGTCAGCTGCCCGCCCCGGATGACTGCTGCCACAACAGAGGAACAGTGGCTGCCGGCACCGAAGGAATCTTGGACGGCCGCATCATCACGGACATCAACAGCTTCCCCCCATATAAAAGCACCCCCGCCACCGGCAccgttctgtgggctcggtgactgcacctcagcgcagccatctaatccgctgatctttgcgatgcagacgatcAAACAGCTGTTCGTCAGCCTACTGTTGCCGACCTTGGCAAGCCTTCTTTCGGGTGCGTCGTTTGACTGCGCACCACCATGCTCCAGTGGCGAGCCGGGACGCTACCGCTTGCCGCTCGTGAGCTGCCCGCCCCGGATGACTGCTGCCACAACAGAGGAACAGTGGCTGCCGGCGCCGAAGGAATCTTGGACGGCCGCATCATCACGGACATCAACAGCTTCCCCCCATATAAAAGCACCCCCGCCACCGGCAccgttctgtgggctcggtgactgcacctcaacgcagccatctaatccgctgatctttgcgatgcaAACGATCAACCAGCTGTTCGTCAGCCTACTGTTGCCGACCTTGGCAAGCCTTCTTTCGGGTGCGTCGTTTGACTGCGCACCACCATGCTCCAGTGACGAGCCGCGACGCTACCGCTTGCCGCTCGTCAGCTGCCCGCCCCGGATGACTGCTGCCACAACAGAGGAACAGTGGCTGCGGGCGCCGAAGGAATCTTGGACGGCCGCATCATCACGGACATCAACAGCTTCCCCCGATATAAAAGCACCCCCGCCACCGGCAccgttctgtgggctcggtgactgcacctcagtgcagccatctaatccgctgatctttgcgatgcagacgatcAACCAGCTGTTCGTCAGCCTACTGTTGCCGACCTTGGCAAGCCTTCTTTCGGGTGCGTCGTTTGACTGCGCACCACCATGCTCCAGTGACGAGCCGGGACGCTACCGCTATCCGCTCGTCAGCTGCCCGCCCCGGATGACTGCTGCCACAACAGAGGAACAGTGGCTGCCGGCGCCGAAGGAATCTTGGACGGCCGCATCATCACGGACATCAACAGCTTCCCCCAtataaaagcccccccccccccccccgccaccggcaccgttctgtgggcttggtgactgcacctcagcgcagccatctaatccgctgatctttgcgatgcagGTTAGTAAATCATATACCTTATTTGCCAAAAGATCAAGCAATTGTATTCTGGGGCAGTTCCCGAGCCCACAGTGCTGTGTTGCCATTGCCGCCGAGTGTGTCACTGTTGTTCATTCTTTGCTATTGTTATCAGGAGATATCGAAACTAACCCTGGTCCTAACGACAGCAGTGCAGTACTCGCGGAACTCCAGAAACTAACCGCAGGCCAAACCCAACTAATAGCCGAAGTACAAGGTCAGAAATCCCAGCTCACTACTACGGATAAAACCATAACTAATTTAAGCAATCGTATGGCCGACCTGGAAACACACTACCAAGCACTACTTCCCCTTCGAAACGACATTGAAAAGATGAAGGCTGACACAAGCAACGTGGCGCGTATAATCCAGGAACTAGAAGCCCGCATAGAGGACGCTGAAAACAGGTCACGCCGTAACAATCTCATCTTCTATGGTATCCCTGACACTACTGATAGCGAAACGTGGGCAGAATCTGAAAAACTATACATTGGTGTTTGCCGTAATAACCTTCAAATAACTGTGGAACCCCACGAAATAGAAAGAGCTCATCGCCTCGGTCGTCAGTCACAAGATAAAAATCGTCCCATAATCGTGAAATTCACAAGTAGCAAAACTAAAGAATCCATCCTATCAAATGGGCGAAATCTGAAAGACACGGTTTATAGTGTTggagaggacttctcgcatgccgtTCGTCACGCGCGAAAACAACTTGTTGCATTTGCTAAATCCAGGTCTGTTAAATGTTCCTTGCGATTTAAAACACTTCACATCGGCTTGAACCGTTATATTTTTGACGCTTCATCTAACACCGTCAAGCAACTCGCGTAGCAATCGTCCCTTAACTCTACACCAATAAAACGCCAGCGTGCGACACCCTCAAATGTTCCCTcaaatgttctctcgttttccgTGATATTCACTAACATCCGCAGCTTCCTCCCAAAGCGTGAACTCATATCCAGTGTAATTTCGTCATCCAGGAGCAATATACTTAtactaactgaaacttggttaaacAGTAACGTGTCCGACGCTGAAGTTTTAACTGACTTACCCGAATTCAACGTCTACCGAAACGATCGAAAAaactcacggggggggggggg
This portion of the Amblyomma americanum isolate KBUSLIRL-KWMA chromosome 10, ASM5285725v1, whole genome shotgun sequence genome encodes:
- the LOC144108541 gene encoding uncharacterized protein LOC144108541; translated protein: MTDDSGGEERAATEELRRGLDQLAERGGEGLSPPQQPRRSGWTAASAAGRAPSNVRVRVGAAVTQELPHGREQLGGAAVSKLFAGTSAKPSNPLIFAMQTINQLFVSLLLPTLASLLSGASFDCAPPCSSDEPGRYRLPLVSCPPRMTAATTEEQWLPAPKESWTAASSRTSTASPHIKAPPPPAPFCGLGDCTSAQPSNPLIFAMQTIKQLFVSLLLPTLASLLSGASFDCAPPCSSGEPGRYRLPLVSCPPRMTAATTEEQWLPAPKESWTAASSRTSTASPHIKAPPPPAPFCGLGDCTSTQPSNPLIFAMQTINQLFVSKSYTLFAKRSSNCILGQFPSPQCCVAIAAECVTVVHSLLLLSGDIETNPGPNDSSAVLAELQKLTAGQTQLIAEVQGQKSQLTTTDKTITNLSNRMADLETHYQALLPLRNDIEKMKADTSNVARIIQELEARIEDAENRSRRNNLIFYGIPDTTDSETWAESEKLYIGVCRNNLQITVEPHEIERAHRLGRQSQDKNRPIIVKFTSSKTKESILSNGRNLKDTVYSVGEDFSHAVRHARKQLVAFAKSRSVKCSLRFKTLHIGLNRYIFDASSNTVKQLA